The Linepithema humile isolate Giens D197 chromosome 2, Lhum_UNIL_v1.0, whole genome shotgun sequence genome has a segment encoding these proteins:
- the AspRS-m gene encoding aspartate--tRNA ligase, mitochondrial, producing the protein MFSNRIVLNCITRYHMWRMIKNLCKINIQTPISVYVHNLVDKPASKEIVLPVNRYVLRTHTCGELTLKNLGEKVKLSGWIEFQRMGKFIILRDSYGSTQLLISEDRKDLIELTQNLSHESVLSIVGKVISRPDGQQNKVMKTGDIEVYVESLEILNIASRNLPIFIREFNKAKESQQMKYRYLSLRYPELQRNLRMRSSLIMKMREFLINECSFVDIETPTLFKSTPGGAQEFIVPTRQPDNFYSLVQSPQQFKQLLMIGGFDRYFQVARCYRDETARHDRQPEFTQLDIEMSFVDRDGVMNLIENLLMYSWPEEFGSINVPFKLMDYEDAMELYGTDQPDLRIPYRIQNLTHIVDPPILTETTKLEDDKQKVYALVFPNKSKHLTKSIRDNFSKIRNDYFDTTKLIQFKIESNSWRAQLNKVFPQNVVENISQYCKLQEGDAVLLTIGRRFDALQLLGKLRVEFTNILEAKGEQIRSSKNEFLWITDFPLFTHKEKLESTHHPFTQPHPDDMEYLTTDPLKVRGLHYDLVMNGSEIAGGSIRIHDANLQRQILKMLDIDETKLSHMLEALTYGAPPHGGIAIGLDRLVCLLCNAKNIRSVIAFPKTMEGRDLMSGAPDVISDELKTLYHIQTVKK; encoded by the exons ATGTTTAGCAATAGAATTGTTCTTAATTGTATAACGAGATACCATATGTGGCGAATGATAAAAAacttatgtaaaataaat ATTCAAACTCCAATCTCTGTTTATGTACACAATTTAGTTGATAAGCCAGCATCAAAAGAAATAGTTTTGCCAGTTAATAGATATGTTTTAAGAACACACACATGTGGTGAACTAACACTTAAAAATCTTGGagagaaagtaaaattaagTGGCTGGATAGAATTTCAGAGAATgggaaaatttataatcttaagAGATTCCTATGGATCAACACAATTACTCATATCAGaagat AGAAAGGATTTGATAGAATTAACACAAAATTTATCTCATGAAAGTGTGTTAAGCATAGTAGGGAAAGTTATATCAAGGCCTGATGGTCAACAGAATAAAGTAATGAAGACTGGTGATATAGAAGTATATGTAGAATCTTTggagattttaaatatagcaTCACGGAATCTTCCAATATTTATTAGAGAATTTAACAAGGCAAAGGAGAGTCAGCAAATGAAGTACAGATACCTTTCATTGAGATATCCTGAATTGCAAAGAAACTTAAGAATGCGTTCTTCCCTTATAATGAAGATGAGAGAATTTCTAATCAATGAGTGCAGTTTTGTGGATATTGAGACACCGAcactttttaaaagtacacCAGGA ggTGCACAGGAATTTATAGTGCCCACGAGACAACCAGATAACTTTTATTCACTAGTACAGAGTCCTCAACAATTTAAGCAGCTTCTTATGATAGGCGGCTTTGATAGATACTTTCAAGTTGCTCGGTGTTACAGAGATGAAACTGCCAGACATGATAGACAGCCAGAATTTACACAG TTAGATATTGAAATGTCATTTGTTGATCGGGACGGAgtaatgaatttaattgaaaatttgttgATGTACTCGTGGCCGGAAGAATTCGGTTCTATAAATGTGCCTTTTAAACTAATGGATTACGAAGATGCAATGGAATTGTATGGAACAGATCAACCAGACTTGAGAATACCTTATCGA ATACAAAATCTTACACACATCGTTGATCCGCCAATTTTAACTGAGACCACAAAACTCGAGGATGATAAACAAAAGGTGTATGCTTTagtttttccaaataaatca AAACACTTAACAAAATCAATCAGAGATAACTTTTCCAAGATCCGTAATGACTATTTTGATACTACAAAGCTAATTCAATTCAAAATTGAGAGCAATTCATGGAGAGCACAATTGAATAAAGTATTTCCACAAAATGtagtagaaaatatatcacaGTATTGCAAATTGCAGGAAGGAGATGCggtattattaacaattggACGTCGATTTGACGCg ttGCAACTCTTAGGAAAGTTACGTGTcgaatttacaaatatattagaagCTAAAGGTGAACAAATACGTTCGtctaaaaatgaatttttatggaTCACGGACTTTCCATTATTCACGCATAAGGAAAAATTGGAATCGACGCATCATCCGTTTACACAACCTCATCCAGATGACATGGAATATCTTACGACTGATCCTCTAAAG gTGAGAGGCTTGCATTATGATTTAGTTATGAATGGGTCAGAAATTGCGGGAGGTTCCATTCGAATCCATGATGCCAATCTACAAAGACAAATATTGAAGATGTTGGACATAgatgaaacaaaattatcacACATGCTCGAGGCTTTAACGTACGGAGCTCCACCTCACGGTGGGATAGCCATAG GATTAGATCGTCTCGTTTGCTTGCTTTGCAATGCGAAAAACATAAGAAGCGTTATAGCTTTTCCGAAGACGATGGAAGGACGAGACCTAATGTCCGGAGCACCAGACGTCATCTCAGATGAGCTGAAGACATTGTATCACATACAAACAGTGAAGAAATGA
- the Wdr82 gene encoding WD repeat-containing protein 82: MKLVDHVVRSFKVAKVFRENSDRINSIDFSPNGDTLISCSEDDQIVIYDCEKGTQVRTVNSKKYGVDLIHFTHAKNTAIHSSTKVDDTIRYLSLHDNKYIRYFPGHTKKVVSLCISPIEDTFLSGSLDKSLRLWDLRSPNCHGVMNVSGRPVAAYDPEGLIFAAGVNSESIKLYDLRSFDKGPFVTFKLSQEKECDWTGLKFSRDGKTILISTNGSTIRLIDAFHGTPLQTFAGYLNNKGIAIEASFSPDSQFVFSGSTDGRVHVWNAETGYKVCVLNGDHPAPVQCIQFNPKYMMLASACTNMAFWLPTIDESA; the protein is encoded by the coding sequence ATGAAGCTCGTCGACCACGTGGTGAGGAGCTTCAAGGTGGCCAAGGTATTCCGCGAGAACTCTGATCGAATAAACAGCATCGACTTCTCGCCCAACGGGGACACCCTGATCTCCTGCTCGGAGGACGACCAGATCGTCATATACGACTGCGAGAAGGGCACGCAGGTGCGAACGGTGAATTCCAAGAAGTACGGTGTCGACCTGATTCATTTCACTCATGCGAAGAACACGGCGATACACAGCAGCACCAAGGTCGACGACACGATCCGTTACCTCAGTCTACACGACAACAAGTATATACGATATTTCCCCGGTCACACGAAAAAGGTAGTATCGTTATGTATTAGTCCTATCGAGGACACCTTCCTCTCTGGTTCCTTAGACAAATCCTTAAGACTATGGGACTTGCGCTCGCCAAACTGTCACGGAGTCATGAATGTCTCAGGACGACCAGTGGCGGCTTACGATCCGGAAGGTTTGATCTTTGCAGCCGGGGTCAATTCCGAGAGCATCAAGCTGTACGATCTGCGTAGCTTCGACAAGGGGCCGTTTGTCACCTTTAAGCTTTCCCAGGAGAAGGAGTGCGATTGGACGGGATTGAAGTTCAGTAGGGATGGCAAGACCATCCTCATCTCTACTAACGGTAGTACGATTCGTTTAATTGACGCCTTTCATGGTACACCCTTACAGACTTTCGCCGGATACCTGAACAATAAAGGGATCGCCATAGAGGCCAGTTTTAGTCCAGATTCCCAATTCGTGTTCAGTGGATCCACAGATGGTAGGGTGCACGTATGGAACGCGGAGACCGGTTACAAAGTTTGCGTGCTGAACGGTGACCATCCAGCACCAGTGCAGTGTATCCAGTTCAATCCCAAGTACATGATGCTGGCGTCGGCGTGCACCAACATGGCCTTCTGGCTGCCCACCATCGACGAAAGCGCATAA
- the LOC105669479 gene encoding leucine-rich repeat-containing protein 40-like isoform X2 — protein sequence MRRKYTTIRPYSQVFSPSNMLRLQFTVRFVWISSTCETIAQKVPDRIWSINELTKEELHDLHFELDYEHKEERWWEQEPLKVLDLSSNNLTAISDKVQFLTELSTLDLHNNLLEELPSEIGSLNKLRILNLSDNKLKSLTLQLYMLEELGELHLKNNDLSILEPEIGNLIMLIHMDLSYNNLSELPIGIGYLVRLVTLDLSHNMIKELPPDMTSMRSLKTLDVSFNQLEILPPFGELRKIEKIMLQSNNLKNFPDVSGCSALRVLHLDNNNILEIEPECLEGATLLKKLTLAYNKIEMIPEEIMKLINLEVFDLSHNNISLIPFCIGILPNLKQFVIKGNNIKNVRGDIIRCGTPRILTHIRQITDSTNVNTRELLQSSASISTYPDKYMMKSTKLLSLAGQNLLELPDEVLENAVEASVETIDLSRNKLSELPEKMSAIVTVTDVKLISNHLTLLPEWIGEKYKHLQALDISKNYLQSLPSSISCLQYLRYIDLSFNRFVELPEAIYNVVSLESLIANDNLIEKIDVSSLEKLRKLAILDLTNNNIAHVPPELGNLKNLRNLSLLGNCFKYPRQAILMKDTEEVLSYLRNLIPR from the exons ATGAGACGAAAATATACAACTATTCGGCCATATTCGCAAGTTTTCTCGCCGAGTAACATGCTACGGTTACAATTCACGGTTCGATTTGTCTGGATTTCGTCGACCTGCGAAACAATAGCACAAAAAG TACCTGACAGAATATGGAGTATAAACGAATTAACCAAAGAAGAATTACATGATTTACATTTTGAACTTGATTACGAGCACAAAGAAGAGCGATGGTGGGAACAAGAGCCGTTAAAAGTCTTGGATCTAAGCTCCAATAATCTAACTGCAATCAGTGATAAAGTTCAATTTCTAACGGAATTAAGTACTTTAGAT TTGCACAACAATTTGTTGGAAGAACTACCATCTGAGATTGGCTCTTTGAATAAACTAAGAATATTGAACTTATCGGACAACAAACTCAAAAGTTTAACTCTTCAGCTTTACATGTTGGAGGAATTAGGCGAATtacatctaaaaaataatgatttaagtATACTTGAACCTGAGATTGGAAATCTAATTATGTTGATTCATatg gatttatcatataataatttaagtgAACTGCCTATTGGAATAGGATATTTGGTGCGATTAGTCACATTGGATTTAAGTCACAACATGATAAAAGAATTGCCACCAGATATGACAAGTATGAGAT CATTAAAAACATTAGATGTCAGCTTTAACCAGTTGGAGATACTGCCACCATTCGGTGAATTgcgaaaaatagaaaaaattatgctCCAGTCTAAcaatttgaagaattttcCAGACGTATCAGGTTGTTCAGCTCTAAGAGTATTGCATTTGGATAACAATAACATTCTT GAGATTGAGCCAGAATGCTTAGAAGGAGcaacacttttaaaaaaactcaCATTGgcatataacaaaattgaaatgatACCCGAAGAGATAATGAAACTAATCAATTTGGAAGTTTTTGATTTGTCGCATAACAATATATCTCT AATACCTTTTTGCATCGGAATATTGCCGAATTTAAAACAGTTCGTAATAAAgggaaataatataaaaaacgtgAGGGGCGATATAATACGATGTGGCACGCCACGCATTCTGACGCACATACGACAGATTACGGATAGTACAAATGTAAATACTAGGGAATTGCTACAATCGAGTGCCAGCATTAGCACCTATCCTGACaa atatatgATGAAAAGTACAAAACTGCTGAGTTTAGCTGGGCAAAATCTTTTAGAATTACCAGACGAAGTTTTAGAGAATGCAGTGGAAGCATCCGTCGAAACTATTGATTTGAGTAGAAACAAATTATCAGAGTTGCCTGAAAAAATGTCAGCTATCGTTACAGTGAcggatgtaaaattaatttcaaatcatCTAACACTATTGCCAGAGTGGATTGGCGAAAAGTATAAACATTTGCAGGCTTTagatataagtaaaaattatttgcaatctCTACCATCAAGCATCAGTTGTCTGCAATATTTGCGATATATTGATCTTTCATTCAACAG ATTTGTTGAACTACCTGAAGCCATTTACAACGTTGTATCTTTGGAAAGCTTAATTGCCAATGATAATCTAATTGAGAAGATAGATGTATcttctttagaaaaattaagaaagttAGCAATTTTAGATCTGACAAATAATAACATTGCTCACGTTCCACCTGAACTTGGTAATTTAAAGAATCTAAG aaatctaTCATTATTAGGAAACTGTTTCAAATATCCTAGACAAGCAATTCTAATGAAAGATACAGAGGAAGTACTAAGCTACCTGCGTAATTTAATACCTCGATGA
- the LOC105669479 gene encoding leucine-rich repeat-containing protein 40-like isoform X1 gives MSGVRKKINHLAVFKQRTKNDDNAELSKSVIISARKSGKLNLSSRGLSTVPDRIWSINELTKEELHDLHFELDYEHKEERWWEQEPLKVLDLSSNNLTAISDKVQFLTELSTLDLHNNLLEELPSEIGSLNKLRILNLSDNKLKSLTLQLYMLEELGELHLKNNDLSILEPEIGNLIMLIHMDLSYNNLSELPIGIGYLVRLVTLDLSHNMIKELPPDMTSMRSLKTLDVSFNQLEILPPFGELRKIEKIMLQSNNLKNFPDVSGCSALRVLHLDNNNILEIEPECLEGATLLKKLTLAYNKIEMIPEEIMKLINLEVFDLSHNNISLIPFCIGILPNLKQFVIKGNNIKNVRGDIIRCGTPRILTHIRQITDSTNVNTRELLQSSASISTYPDKYMMKSTKLLSLAGQNLLELPDEVLENAVEASVETIDLSRNKLSELPEKMSAIVTVTDVKLISNHLTLLPEWIGEKYKHLQALDISKNYLQSLPSSISCLQYLRYIDLSFNRFVELPEAIYNVVSLESLIANDNLIEKIDVSSLEKLRKLAILDLTNNNIAHVPPELGNLKNLRNLSLLGNCFKYPRQAILMKDTEEVLSYLRNLIPR, from the exons ATGAGCGGTGTCAGAAAGAAAATCAATCATTTAGCGGTGTTCAAGCAGCGTACGAAAAATGACGATAACGCTGAATTGTCGAAAAGCGTGATTATATCTGCGAGAAAGTCGGGGAAATTGAATCTCTCGTCAAGAGGATTGTCCACGg TACCTGACAGAATATGGAGTATAAACGAATTAACCAAAGAAGAATTACATGATTTACATTTTGAACTTGATTACGAGCACAAAGAAGAGCGATGGTGGGAACAAGAGCCGTTAAAAGTCTTGGATCTAAGCTCCAATAATCTAACTGCAATCAGTGATAAAGTTCAATTTCTAACGGAATTAAGTACTTTAGAT TTGCACAACAATTTGTTGGAAGAACTACCATCTGAGATTGGCTCTTTGAATAAACTAAGAATATTGAACTTATCGGACAACAAACTCAAAAGTTTAACTCTTCAGCTTTACATGTTGGAGGAATTAGGCGAATtacatctaaaaaataatgatttaagtATACTTGAACCTGAGATTGGAAATCTAATTATGTTGATTCATatg gatttatcatataataatttaagtgAACTGCCTATTGGAATAGGATATTTGGTGCGATTAGTCACATTGGATTTAAGTCACAACATGATAAAAGAATTGCCACCAGATATGACAAGTATGAGAT CATTAAAAACATTAGATGTCAGCTTTAACCAGTTGGAGATACTGCCACCATTCGGTGAATTgcgaaaaatagaaaaaattatgctCCAGTCTAAcaatttgaagaattttcCAGACGTATCAGGTTGTTCAGCTCTAAGAGTATTGCATTTGGATAACAATAACATTCTT GAGATTGAGCCAGAATGCTTAGAAGGAGcaacacttttaaaaaaactcaCATTGgcatataacaaaattgaaatgatACCCGAAGAGATAATGAAACTAATCAATTTGGAAGTTTTTGATTTGTCGCATAACAATATATCTCT AATACCTTTTTGCATCGGAATATTGCCGAATTTAAAACAGTTCGTAATAAAgggaaataatataaaaaacgtgAGGGGCGATATAATACGATGTGGCACGCCACGCATTCTGACGCACATACGACAGATTACGGATAGTACAAATGTAAATACTAGGGAATTGCTACAATCGAGTGCCAGCATTAGCACCTATCCTGACaa atatatgATGAAAAGTACAAAACTGCTGAGTTTAGCTGGGCAAAATCTTTTAGAATTACCAGACGAAGTTTTAGAGAATGCAGTGGAAGCATCCGTCGAAACTATTGATTTGAGTAGAAACAAATTATCAGAGTTGCCTGAAAAAATGTCAGCTATCGTTACAGTGAcggatgtaaaattaatttcaaatcatCTAACACTATTGCCAGAGTGGATTGGCGAAAAGTATAAACATTTGCAGGCTTTagatataagtaaaaattatttgcaatctCTACCATCAAGCATCAGTTGTCTGCAATATTTGCGATATATTGATCTTTCATTCAACAG ATTTGTTGAACTACCTGAAGCCATTTACAACGTTGTATCTTTGGAAAGCTTAATTGCCAATGATAATCTAATTGAGAAGATAGATGTATcttctttagaaaaattaagaaagttAGCAATTTTAGATCTGACAAATAATAACATTGCTCACGTTCCACCTGAACTTGGTAATTTAAAGAATCTAAG aaatctaTCATTATTAGGAAACTGTTTCAAATATCCTAGACAAGCAATTCTAATGAAAGATACAGAGGAAGTACTAAGCTACCTGCGTAATTTAATACCTCGATGA
- the eIF5B gene encoding eukaryotic translation initiation factor 5B, translated as MQESQPKKGKKGRRKRNDSEDEDIEQVLAELALEYSGEKSVKENKIENKSESQNNENIDDEDKKKKGKKDKKKEKVEKNDIKDETIDNNKVVPESNDNDMDVEVEVEVEVSTVKTAAQKKKEKKEREKQKKLAQKKAEAAKETNKKGEIDEATETAVPDEKKNDKVTSEKKQGSVEIDGDAVEAEDGSKKKKKKGAKEETKEKGKGPGKKTLAAMQETLRKLKEEEERLKREEEERMKQEEIREQARLEQLRLEQERKEKKKLKEKQRKERLKAEGKFLTTKQKQDRARAQAMLEALKAQGLELPDVGEKKPRPGTRIKPNKMKQQVSVEKKEEEKIEDNETPAAQVQVEIVDKPEEEKEKKEEDDVKDSWDADSTEDEQEEEDKSDDVPKISEKAKEPVQVSSMTELEKKESSESETESESESEPEFEDESDEGSEEVEDKIPDAARKKERARERIQNRRIEAEKKKSLDNLRAAVVCVLGHVDTGKTKILDKLRRTNVQDGEAGGITQQIGATNVPIEAIQESTKHVKGFADKKFKIPGLLIIDTPGHESFSNLRSRGSSLCDIAILVVDIMHGLEPQTIESINLLKAKKCPFVVALNKIDRLYDWQTMNRKDVQDIVKNQAPNTQREFERRSKDIIVQFAEQSLNAAVYYENPDPRNYVSLVPTSAITGEGMGNLLALIVDACQGPLAKRLMYSEELQATVLEVKALPGLGTTIDCILVNGILREGDTVIIAGTDGPIVTQIRSLLMPQPLKELRVKNAYIEHREVKAAQGVKIAAKDLEKAIAGLNMQVAQKPDEVEVIKEEIAKELSSALGNIRLAERGVYVQASTLGALEALLDFLKTSKIPYSGIRIGPVVKKDVMKASIMLEHDSQYATILAFDVKIERDAQELADSLGVKIFQADIIYHLFDKFTAYRDELKQRKRDENKHIAVFPCKLKILPQYVFNSRDPIVIGVMVEAGIVKEGTPLCVPSKDFVDLGMVTSIEYNHKSVESARKGQEVCIKIEPIPGEAPKMFGRHFEAKDFLVSKISRQSIDACKDYFRDDLLKTDWQLMKELKTLFQIL; from the exons ATGCAGGAATCTCAGCCGAAAAAGGGCAAAAAGG GTAGGAGAAAGCGCAATGATAGCGAGGACGAGGACATTGAACAAGTATTGGCAGAATTGGCATTGGAATATTCCGGAGAAAAATCAGTTAAAGagaacaaaattgaaaataaatctgaatcacaaaataacgaaaatattgatgacgaagataaaaagaaaaaaggaaagaaggatAAGAAGAAGGAAAAGGTTGAAAAGAATGACATTAAAGATGAAACTATAGACAATAATAAAGTAGTACCAGAATCAAATGATAATGATATGGATGTTGAAGTTGAAGTTGAAGTTGAAGTTAGTACTGTAAAAACAGCGgcacaaaagaaaaaagagaagaaggagagagaaaaacagaAGAAATTAGCTCAGAAGAAAGCG GAAGCTGCTAaggaaactaataaaaaaggaGAGATTGACGAAGCAACCGAAACTGCAGTTCctgatgagaaaaaaaatgataaagttaCATCTGAAAAGAAACAGGGTAGTGTAGAAATTGACGGTGATGCTGTCGAAGCTGAGGATGGttcgaagaagaaaaagaaaaaaggtgCTAAGGAAGAAACAAAGGAGAAAG gtAAAGGTCCTGGGAAGAAAACTCTTGCTGCTATGCAGGAGACTTTAAGGAAATTaaaggaagaggaggagagaTTAAAACGtgaagaagaggaaagaaTGAAACAAGAAGAAATACGAGAGCAGGCAAGATTGGAACAATTGCGACTTGAGCAAGAGCgcaaggaaaaaaagaagctAAAGGAGAAACAACGAAAAGAGAGATTGAAAGCGGAAGGAAAATTCCTAACTACGAAACAGAAACAGGATAGAGCCAGAGCGCAAGCGATGCTTGAAGCGCTCAAAGCTCAGGGTCTTGAGTTGCCGGATGTAGGAGAGAAAAAACCTAGACCAG gGACACGAATTAAGCCGAACAAAATGAAGCAGCAAGTTAGTGTAgagaaaaaagaggaagaaaagatTGAGGACAATGAAACACCTGCGGCTCAAGTACAAGTAGAAATTGTGGATAAACCAGAGGAGGAAAAGgagaagaaagaggaagatGACGTCAAGGATTCGTGGGACGCCGACTCTACCGAAGATGAACAGGAAGAAGAGG ATAAATCAGACGACGTTCccaaaatatctgaaaaagcGAAAGAACCTGTTCAAGTATCGAGTATGACTGAATTGGAAAAGAAGGAGTCTTCCGAAAGTGAAACGGAAAGCGAGAGCGAGAGTGAACCTGAGTTCGAGGACGAGAGCGACGAAGGTAGCGAGGAGGTGGAGGATAAAATACCAGACGCTGCACGTAAGAAGGAACGTGCGAGAGAACGGATTCAGAATCGTCGCATAGAAGCTGAGAAGAAGAAGTCTTTGGACAACTTGAGAGCAGCTGTAGTTTGCGTCTTGGGTCACGTAGATACCGGCAAGACCAAGATTCTGGACAAACTCAGGAGAACGAATGTGCAAGACGGGGAAGCCGGTGGTATAACTCAACAAATCGGTGCTACGAATGTACCGATTGAAGCTATTCAGGAGTCAACGAAACATGTAAAAGGC TTCGCTgacaagaaatttaaaattcccGGTCTCTTGATCATAGACACGCCTGGCCACGAGTCATTTAGTAATCTCAGGAGCAGAGGGTCTTCTCTTTGTGATATAGCAATTTTAGTTGTAGATATTATGCACGGATTGGAGCCGCAAACTATAGAAagtatcaatttattaaaagcaaAGAAATGTCCGTTTGTCGTTGCTCTCAACAAAATCGACAG GTTATACGACTGGCAGACTATGAATCGTAAGGACGTTCAAGACATAGTGAAGAATCAAGCACCTAATACTCAGCGAGAATTTGAAAGGCGATCGAAGGATATTATTGTACAGTTTGCTGAACAGAGTCTGAACGCAGCAGTGTATTACGAGAATCCGGATCCTAGGAATTACGTGTCATTAGTTCCTACAAGCGCTATTACCG GCGAAGGTATGGGCAACCTGTTGGCTTTAATAGTTGACGCCTGTCAGGGACCTTTGGCTAAAAGATTGATGTACAGTGAGGAGCTTCAGGCTACCGTGTTGGAAGTCAAAGCACTGCCTGGGCTCGGTACCACGATAGACTGTATTCTAGTCAATGGAATATTAAGAGAAGGCGATACAGTCATTATAGCTGGCACGGACGGGCCTATTGTAACGCAAATTCGCTCGCTTCTTATGCCGCAACCGTTAAAGGAATTAAGAGTTAAG AACGCATATATTGAGCATCGTGAAGTTAAGGCCGCTCAAGGAGTAAAAATTGCCGCAAAAGATTTGGAAAAAGCCATTGCCG GATTGAATATGCAAGTTGCACAGAAACCAGATGAAGTGGAGGTCATCAAGGAAGAAATAGCGAAGGAATTGTCGAGCGCTCTTGGAAACATACGCCTGGCGGAACGAGGAGTTTACGTTCAGGCGTCAACTTTGGGAGCCCTCGAAGCGTTATTGGATTTTCTGAAAACCAGCAAAATACCG TACTCCGGAATTCGTATCGGGCCGGTCGTCAAAAAAGACGTCATGAAAGCTTCCATCATGTTGGAGCACGATAGCCA ATACGCCACGATTCTCGCGTTCGATGTGAAGATTGAGAGAGACGCGCAGGAGCTCGCGGACTCGCTGGGCGTCAAGATTTTCCAAGCGGACATTATTTACCACCTGTTCGACAAATTCACCGCCTACAGGGACGAACTGAAGCAGCGCAAGCGGGACGAGAACAAGCACATCGCCGTGTTCCCGTGCAAGCTGAAGATCCTGCCGCAG TACGTATTCAACTCGAGGGACCCAATCGTGATCGGCGTGATGGTCGAGGCTGGAATTGTCAAGGAAGGAACGCCGCTCTGCGTCCCGAGCAAGGAC